AAAGCATACATTATTACCAAGGGAATAACCGTTAAAAAGCAGCCTGCCTGAATAAGCGTTACGCTTTGGAAACGGTCTATCGCAGCTCCTAAGGGGCTGAGAAGCGAAAGGTTATCGGACAAATACTGGAGAGAAGAGGAAACGGTTTTAACGTTATCCAAAAATACCGTGGAATAAAAAGTATCGTTCCAATACCATACGGAAGAGAAAAGAAATGTAGTAAGTATGGCAGGTCGTGCAATAGGCACCATTATCTTCAAAAAGCATCTGAAAGCACCGCAGCCGTCAATATATGCGGCTTCCTCCAGCTCCTTGGCAACATTTCTGAAAAACTGCCTGAAAATGAAGATAAATAAGCCTGACCTTATTCCCATTCCAAACATCGAGGGAAGATACAGCACCAAGGGAGTATCAAGAATATTAACTCCGCTGAAATCTCCCGTAAATATAAATTTAATTGTTGAAATAATATAGAATGCATCAAAAT
This window of the Oscillospiraceae bacterium genome carries:
- a CDS encoding carbohydrate ABC transporter permease codes for the protein MTKIHALKTTRHIAYAIVRAILLLEISYIVLYPLLYIISIAFRPAAQVEDPNIVWIPTQFTLENVISVWNFIDYPKALFNTFYLDAISVVIQTAVCCMVGYGFARFPIRFKNILFAIVIFTIIVPPSTTVISSFLQYRNFDAFYIISTIKFIFTGDFSGVNILDTPLVLYLPSMFGMGIRSGLFIFIFRQFFRNVAKELEEAAYIDGCGAFRCFLKIMVPIARPAILTTFLFSSVWYWNDTFYSTVFLDNVKTVSSSLQYLSDNLSLLSPLGAAIDRFQSVTLIQAGCFLTVIPLVIMYAFLQKFFTESIEKTGIVG